A stretch of Clostridium sp. BJN0001 DNA encodes these proteins:
- a CDS encoding chemotaxis protein: MENEILLESGTGELEIIDFLVNGNRYSINVVKVKEVIEMPYDTLTRLPDPKPEIAGLILCRDQILTLIDLKYILSKKHTEKLGAKVIICEFNRVKVAFNIDDIVAVNRIKCEEIRKPDDLSENSLAVGNILIDGKVSIMLDFEKIVTDICPSSGISEDRLVKVEYKDRSNIKLLLADDSALIRKLLKDTLIKAGFKNMTVFDDGKQAYNYLLELKENKKENFTDDAELLITDIEMPQMDGLTLTRKIKEDPILGKLPVVIFSSLITDELRHKGESVKADAQLSKPDVEKLVNVIDKLLENKR, translated from the coding sequence ATGGAGAATGAAATACTATTAGAATCTGGAACTGGAGAGTTAGAAATAATAGATTTTTTAGTGAATGGTAACAGATATTCAATAAATGTTGTAAAAGTAAAAGAAGTTATTGAGATGCCTTATGATACTTTAACAAGACTTCCTGATCCAAAGCCTGAAATTGCAGGACTAATTTTATGCAGAGATCAGATCCTTACATTAATTGATTTAAAGTATATTTTATCAAAGAAACATACAGAAAAATTAGGTGCAAAGGTAATTATATGTGAATTTAACAGGGTAAAGGTAGCATTTAATATTGATGATATAGTTGCAGTAAATAGAATTAAGTGTGAAGAAATAAGAAAACCAGATGATTTATCAGAAAACAGTCTTGCTGTTGGGAATATATTAATTGATGGTAAGGTATCTATAATGCTTGACTTTGAAAAAATTGTCACTGATATTTGTCCATCTTCTGGAATTAGTGAAGACAGACTTGTAAAAGTAGAGTATAAAGATAGATCAAATATAAAATTATTGTTAGCTGATGATTCTGCACTAATACGTAAATTATTAAAAGATACTTTAATAAAAGCTGGATTTAAAAATATGACAGTTTTTGATGATGGTAAGCAGGCTTATAATTATTTATTAGAGCTTAAAGAAAATAAAAAAGAAAACTTTACAGATGATGCTGAGCTTTTAATTACTGATATTGAAATGCCTCAGATGGATGGACTTACATTAACAAGAAAGATAAAGGAAGATCCTATTTTAGGAAAACTTCCAGTTGTTATATTCTCATCTCTTATTACTGATGAGCTAAGACATAAAGGTGAATCAGTTAAGGCTGATGCACAGTTAAGTAAGCCAGATGTAGAAAAGCTTGTTAATGTAATTGATAAATTACTTGAGAATAAAAGATGA
- a CDS encoding AzlC family ABC transporter permease, translated as MKSNKNNFLEGLHDAVPIAMGYFAVSFTLGIALKKAGITVFESGIMSASNCTSAGEFAAIDIIKNNSSYMEIAFIELIINIRYLLMSCALSQKLEKGIASIHRIFLPFCITDEIFGISILRNGRLSPFYSYGAISIALPAWTLGTTSGVICGQILPLRVVSCLSIALYGMFIAVIIPTAKREKSVLYVVIVSMVLSFLFAYMPYVKNISSGTRILALTIIISFAAAIIHPIADKEKDEEKYEKGEILNEA; from the coding sequence ATGAAAAGTAATAAGAATAATTTTCTTGAAGGACTTCATGATGCGGTTCCTATAGCAATGGGATATTTTGCAGTGTCATTTACGCTTGGAATAGCTTTAAAAAAAGCAGGAATTACAGTATTTGAATCTGGAATAATGTCCGCATCTAACTGTACTTCAGCAGGCGAATTCGCAGCAATTGATATTATTAAGAATAATTCTTCATATATGGAAATTGCATTTATAGAACTTATTATTAATATAAGATATCTTTTAATGTCATGTGCATTATCTCAAAAATTAGAGAAAGGAATTGCATCTATTCATAGAATTTTTCTTCCATTTTGTATAACAGATGAGATATTTGGGATCTCAATTTTAAGAAATGGACGATTAAGTCCTTTTTATAGTTATGGAGCAATATCAATAGCTCTTCCAGCATGGACACTTGGGACAACCTCAGGGGTAATATGTGGACAGATTCTCCCACTTAGAGTAGTAAGCTGTTTAAGTATTGCACTATATGGAATGTTTATAGCAGTTATAATACCGACTGCAAAAAGAGAAAAGTCAGTATTGTATGTTGTAATAGTTTCAATGGTCTTAAGTTTTCTATTTGCATATATGCCATATGTAAAAAATATTTCATCAGGCACTAGAATTTTAGCTTTAACTATAATAATATCATTTGCTGCAGCAATTATACATCCTATAGCAGATAAAGAAAAAGACGAAGAAAAGTATGAAAAAGGGGAAATATTAAATGAAGCATAA
- a CDS encoding SIR2 family protein: MEFYDMIDEINESLKNEKLVIFVGAGVSKNSGIPTWGQMVRTFAKKIGYPDIKLTTNDYIKIPQYFYVVDKSENHTEYYKTLKEIVDINCEPNIINKLIYKIHPKYIVTTNYDKLMDKVSTDYEIIKKDKDLLKTKGNNYLIKMHGDVDYIREIVFKEDDYLQYSETHRLMEIFIKSLLIDHIFLFIGYSLNDYNLNTFVSWIDFIAKEMKVKESMHKNFFLSSSIQAGKEYLKTYYESKGLQVIDMFNLPKNVENEVKKIKLKDEIGRRTFAVLKLLDIKNNL, translated from the coding sequence ATGGAATTTTATGATATGATTGACGAGATTAATGAATCTTTAAAAAATGAAAAACTTGTAATTTTTGTAGGAGCAGGTGTTTCAAAGAATTCAGGTATACCAACATGGGGACAGATGGTTAGGACATTTGCAAAAAAGATAGGATATCCTGATATAAAACTTACAACAAATGACTACATAAAAATACCACAGTATTTTTATGTAGTTGATAAATCAGAAAATCACACAGAATATTATAAGACTTTAAAGGAAATCGTTGATATCAATTGTGAACCTAATATTATTAATAAGCTAATATACAAAATTCATCCAAAGTATATAGTTACAACTAATTATGATAAACTTATGGATAAAGTTTCAACTGATTATGAAATAATAAAAAAAGATAAAGATCTTTTAAAGACTAAAGGAAATAATTATCTTATAAAAATGCATGGAGATGTGGATTATATAAGAGAAATAGTTTTTAAGGAAGACGACTATCTTCAATATTCAGAAACGCATAGACTTATGGAGATATTTATAAAATCACTTTTAATTGATCATATATTTTTATTTATTGGGTATTCATTAAATGATTATAATTTAAATACTTTTGTAAGCTGGATAGATTTTATAGCTAAAGAAATGAAAGTAAAAGAATCTATGCATAAAAATTTCTTTTTATCAAGTAGTATTCAAGCGGGAAAAGAATATTTAAAAACTTATTATGAGAGTAAAGGACTTCAAGTAATCGATATGTTCAATCTTCCAAAGAATGTGGAAAATGAAGTAAAAAAAATAAAACTTAAAGATGAGATAGGAAGAAGAACGTTTGCAGTCCTTAAGCTTTTAGATATAAAAAATAATTTATAG
- the bioB gene encoding biotin synthase BioB codes for MVLSTLSKKIIDGYRLKRGDDFKILVNSNTEELICAANELRKHFCGNKIDLCSIISGKSGGCSEDCKYCSQSAFNHTNVKVSSFIDKEMILKDCKAKANIGINWYSIVTSGKTLNYSDFKKALETYTYLHKNCSINLCASHGLLSYEQFLKLKECGVKRIHENIETSENFFSKICTTHSFKDKLQTIKNAKKAGLEVCCGGIIGMGETIEDRIDMALCLSELKVNSIPINALIPVKGTPLQNQKVLSDEEIIRSIAIIRFINPESEIRLAAGRNTMKKNGKMAFLSGANAAIVGDMLTASGNKIQDDKKMFKDLENY; via the coding sequence ATTGTGCTTAGTACTCTTTCAAAAAAAATCATAGATGGATATAGGTTAAAGCGTGGAGATGATTTTAAAATACTAGTAAATTCAAATACAGAAGAGCTCATTTGTGCAGCTAATGAATTAAGAAAGCATTTTTGTGGTAATAAAATAGATTTATGTTCTATTATAAGTGGAAAAAGTGGAGGATGTAGTGAAGACTGCAAATACTGTTCTCAATCAGCTTTTAACCATACAAATGTAAAAGTTTCTTCATTTATTGATAAAGAAATGATACTTAAAGACTGTAAAGCTAAAGCTAATATTGGGATCAATTGGTATTCAATTGTTACTTCTGGCAAAACATTAAATTATAGTGATTTTAAAAAAGCTTTAGAAACATATACCTATTTACATAAAAACTGTTCTATTAATCTATGTGCCTCTCATGGTTTACTATCATATGAGCAATTTTTAAAACTAAAAGAATGTGGTGTAAAAAGAATTCATGAAAATATAGAAACATCAGAAAATTTTTTCAGCAAAATATGTACAACCCATTCTTTTAAAGACAAGCTGCAAACTATAAAAAATGCTAAGAAAGCCGGTCTTGAAGTATGCTGTGGAGGAATAATTGGTATGGGTGAAACAATTGAGGACAGAATTGACATGGCTCTTTGTCTATCAGAGCTTAAAGTTAATTCTATCCCTATAAACGCACTCATTCCAGTTAAAGGAACTCCTCTTCAAAACCAAAAAGTATTAAGTGATGAAGAAATTATACGTTCTATTGCAATAATACGATTTATAAACCCTGAAAGCGAAATAAGACTTGCAGCTGGAAGAAATACTATGAAAAAGAATGGCAAAATGGCATTTTTATCTGGGGCAAATGCTGCAATAGTTGGAGATATGCTGACTGCATCAGGAAATAAAATTCAAGATGATAAAAAAATGTTTAAAGATTTAGAAAATTATTAA
- a CDS encoding AAA family ATPase, with amino-acid sequence MKRLILVTSPPACGKTFISKEISKALKPIVYLDKDTLIGLSNQVFKVAGEENNRSSDFFEKYIRNTEYEVVIALAMEALDYCDTVLINAPFTREIRDLDYMDKFKKKLAEKDCKLVLIWVETDKEVCHQRMIERNSSRDTWKLANWDEYISKCNFEKPVGIPELRVFKNSSMEEFNESMAQLVKDFK; translated from the coding sequence ATGAAAAGATTAATTTTAGTTACATCACCACCAGCTTGTGGTAAAACTTTTATATCAAAAGAAATATCTAAAGCACTTAAACCTATTGTATATCTTGATAAAGATACCTTAATTGGTTTATCTAATCAAGTTTTTAAAGTCGCAGGAGAAGAAAACAATAGAAGTTCTGATTTCTTTGAAAAATATATAAGAAATACTGAATATGAAGTAGTTATTGCTCTTGCAATGGAAGCGCTTGACTATTGTGATACAGTACTTATAAATGCACCATTTACAAGAGAAATAAGAGATCTTGATTATATGGATAAATTCAAAAAGAAATTAGCAGAAAAAGACTGTAAGCTTGTTTTAATTTGGGTTGAAACAGATAAAGAAGTATGTCATCAGAGAATGATTGAACGTAATTCATCAAGAGATACTTGGAAACTTGCAAACTGGGATGAATATATATCAAAATGTAATTTTGAAAAACCAGTTGGAATTCCAGAACTTAGAGTATTCAAGAATTCATCTATGGAAGAGTTTAATGAATCTATGGCTCAGCTTGTTAAAGACTTTAAATAA
- a CDS encoding AzlD domain-containing protein has product MKHNIYIYIFIMALVTYIIRALPLTLIRKDINNKTFRSFLYYVPYVTLSVMTFPAILSATNSMISGFCGFICALILAFRGKSLFQISLGACICVFFIELFI; this is encoded by the coding sequence ATGAAGCATAATATTTACATATATATTTTTATAATGGCACTAGTTACATACATTATAAGAGCACTTCCGTTAACACTTATTAGGAAAGATATAAATAATAAGACTTTTAGATCATTTTTGTATTATGTTCCGTATGTAACACTTTCAGTAATGACTTTTCCAGCAATACTTTCTGCAACAAATAGTATGATTTCTGGATTTTGTGGATTTATTTGTGCGCTTATTTTAGCCTTTAGAGGAAAAAGTTTATTTCAAATATCTTTAGGTGCATGTATATGTGTATTTTTTATAGAACTTTTTATATAA
- a CDS encoding bifunctional diguanylate cyclase/phosphodiesterase, whose translation MDKNRGKEKIENLLSQFSNKNLMIKLMNTYDIIYELNINEDKYRLFKINPENNLRIRQNGSYNEFILRLIKRASEDCDKKVIKDNLSFEHLKYKLEMNNYSYCEAHISNRDTKKCFLYSFLNIRLLNNGHITSICFVKNLSSVKENSDSILSYSKQLNFILKKSYSFILSVDINKKTYYYQNFDNNINIDSVKNKLAYDDFIIYMAEKTVYADDRDIFYDTLKMKNIEMHFSNTKNEMNFNYRAIKGKSGYIWKTATCILIPSSSKDKKIIFILSKNIDDIYTKNFLNNCIDENRKDDIFVENKDLVIFEQDYVENKGYIIQQGNNRFPIKQTSNNIIYDILNSGVICEADLDNFTRVLRGSLTDNNDNQVICRIRNVFGIYEWCMVCFIYVKDMDGKILKLIGTLKDMHESMDRYRGLKFKTECDLLTGLANSEQFTTKVKEVLRKRLPETYAIISFDINNFKVINELYGMEMGNQVLIFVAKILDDILGDDKIVARFSNDFFYIFTDYDKEDELVNLVETIAKRLHDFSSKFTITVSFGIYKITNLKHEISGMCDRANLAKKEIKGNIVHLYSFYDATIRTKILEDRDIENKMENALKSNQFLMYLQPKYNIESSEIIGAEALVRWNDPEKGLVYPYKFIPLFEKNGFVVNVDRFIWEQACKTIRNWIDMGYKPVPISVNVSRLHIYNTKFIAFVKGLLKKYDISTNLLELEVTESALFEKQDEFNKVLSKLKEEGFVLEMDDFGSGYSSLNMLKDSPVDVVKIDREFLNEVMESKRGKSIISHTISMINDIGLRVVAEGVENKLQADFLLNCGCNIAQGYYYSKPITVSEFEKKLKKTKNNATFL comes from the coding sequence ATGGATAAAAATCGTGGTAAAGAAAAAATTGAGAATCTTCTTTCACAATTTAGTAATAAAAATTTAATGATTAAGTTAATGAATACATATGATATAATATATGAACTTAACATAAATGAAGATAAGTATAGATTATTTAAAATTAATCCTGAGAATAACTTAAGAATCAGACAAAATGGTTCATATAATGAATTTATTTTACGTTTGATTAAAAGAGCATCAGAAGATTGTGATAAAAAGGTAATAAAAGATAATCTTTCATTTGAACATTTAAAATATAAACTTGAGATGAATAATTACTCTTATTGTGAAGCACATATATCAAATAGGGATACAAAAAAATGCTTTTTGTATTCATTTTTAAACATAAGATTATTAAATAATGGTCATATAACTTCTATATGTTTTGTAAAAAACTTAAGCAGTGTAAAAGAAAATAGCGATAGTATTTTGAGTTATTCAAAACAGCTGAATTTTATTTTAAAAAAATCATATTCATTTATTTTATCTGTAGATATAAATAAAAAAACATATTATTATCAAAATTTTGATAACAATATCAACATAGATAGTGTTAAAAATAAATTGGCTTACGATGATTTTATTATTTATATGGCTGAAAAGACAGTTTATGCAGATGATAGAGACATATTTTATGATACATTAAAAATGAAAAATATAGAGATGCATTTTTCAAATACTAAAAATGAGATGAATTTTAATTATAGAGCTATTAAAGGTAAAAGCGGATATATATGGAAAACTGCAACGTGCATTTTAATTCCAAGTTCTTCTAAAGATAAGAAAATTATATTTATATTAAGCAAAAATATCGATGATATATATACAAAAAACTTTTTAAATAACTGTATAGATGAAAATAGAAAAGATGATATTTTTGTAGAAAATAAAGATTTGGTTATTTTTGAACAGGATTATGTTGAAAATAAAGGATATATAATTCAGCAGGGAAATAATAGGTTCCCTATAAAACAAACAAGCAATAATATAATTTATGATATATTAAATTCAGGTGTTATATGCGAAGCAGATCTTGATAATTTTACTAGAGTTTTAAGAGGAAGTTTAACTGATAATAATGATAATCAAGTAATCTGTAGAATAAGAAATGTATTTGGAATTTATGAATGGTGCATGGTATGCTTTATTTATGTTAAAGATATGGACGGAAAAATATTAAAACTCATTGGAACATTAAAAGACATGCATGAATCTATGGACAGATATAGAGGTCTTAAATTTAAAACAGAATGTGATTTATTAACTGGTCTTGCAAATTCAGAGCAGTTTACAACAAAAGTTAAAGAAGTTTTGAGGAAAAGACTTCCTGAGACATATGCTATAATTTCCTTTGACATTAATAATTTTAAAGTTATTAATGAGTTATATGGAATGGAAATGGGAAATCAAGTACTTATCTTTGTGGCAAAGATTTTAGATGATATTTTAGGTGATGATAAAATAGTAGCAAGATTTTCAAATGATTTCTTCTATATATTTACAGACTATGATAAAGAGGATGAACTCGTAAATTTAGTAGAAACAATTGCAAAAAGACTTCATGACTTTAGCAGCAAATTTACTATAACAGTTTCTTTTGGAATTTATAAGATTACTAATTTGAAACATGAAATAAGTGGAATGTGCGACAGAGCTAATCTTGCCAAAAAAGAAATTAAAGGTAATATAGTTCATTTATACTCGTTTTATGATGCAACAATAAGAACAAAAATATTAGAAGATAGAGATATAGAAAATAAAATGGAGAATGCTTTAAAAAGTAATCAATTTTTAATGTATCTTCAGCCTAAATATAATATTGAAAGTTCAGAAATAATTGGAGCAGAAGCATTAGTACGATGGAATGATCCTGAAAAAGGATTAGTATATCCATATAAATTCATACCATTATTTGAGAAAAATGGTTTTGTAGTAAATGTAGATAGATTTATATGGGAACAGGCATGTAAAACAATAAGAAATTGGATTGATATGGGATATAAGCCTGTTCCTATTTCGGTTAATGTATCAAGGCTTCATATATACAATACAAAATTTATTGCATTTGTTAAAGGATTGCTTAAAAAGTATGATATATCTACAAATCTTTTAGAACTTGAAGTTACTGAGAGTGCTCTTTTTGAGAAACAGGATGAATTTAACAAAGTTCTTTCAAAATTGAAAGAAGAAGGATTTGTTCTTGAAATGGACGATTTTGGATCTGGTTATTCGTCACTTAATATGCTTAAAGACTCACCTGTTGATGTTGTAAAGATTGATAGAGAGTTCTTAAATGAAGTCATGGAAAGCAAAAGAGGAAAGAGTATAATATCACACACAATATCTATGATAAATGATATAGGGCTTAGAGTAGTTGCTGAAGGGGTAGAAAATAAATTACAGGCAGACTTCTTACTAAATTGTGGATGCAATATTGCACAAGGGTATTATTATTCAAAGCCTATTACGGTATCAGAATTTGAAAAGAAGCTTAAAAAAACAAAAAATAATGCTACATTTTTGTAG
- a CDS encoding biotin transporter BioY, with the protein MNDSKVKNITIIGVLTALICVAAPFSIPLPFTPTPISFANLAIYFSACILGAKKSTLSVLIYLLIGSIGLPVFAGFSGGLSGIAGPTGGYLIGFLFMAFISGLFIEKFENKIYICIIGMILGTAVCYLFGTAWLSMQLKLSFNKALVMGVFPFIPGDLIKIIVASIVGIKVRKRLELLNLI; encoded by the coding sequence ATGAACGATTCAAAAGTAAAAAACATTACAATTATAGGTGTTTTAACTGCTTTAATATGTGTAGCAGCACCTTTCTCAATACCTCTTCCCTTTACCCCTACACCAATTTCATTTGCAAATCTTGCAATATATTTTAGTGCATGTATTTTAGGTGCAAAAAAAAGTACTCTAAGTGTTCTTATTTACCTTTTAATTGGGTCTATAGGACTTCCTGTATTCGCAGGTTTCTCAGGTGGACTTTCAGGCATAGCTGGACCAACAGGTGGATATCTTATTGGATTCTTATTTATGGCATTTATATCAGGACTATTTATTGAAAAATTTGAAAATAAAATTTATATTTGTATTATTGGAATGATTCTTGGTACTGCAGTATGCTATTTATTTGGTACAGCATGGCTTTCTATGCAGCTTAAACTGTCTTTTAATAAAGCTCTTGTTATGGGTGTATTTCCATTTATTCCAGGCGATTTAATAAAAATCATTGTCGCATCAATTGTAGGAATTAAAGTAAGAAAAAGATTAGAACTTTTAAATTTAATATAA
- the fliB gene encoding flagellin lysine-N-methylase, with product MKKVIEYPEYVEKFKCIGGSCEDSCCIGWDVDIDKSTFKSYFKVKNEEMKNKFCKYVHNNTEFENKDIDYGKMKLLKGKRCPFLDDNNYCIIFSKVGEEYLSNVCTFFPRTLNKIEENYEISLDVSCPEASRLVLLNEDGIKFKKEKMNLNKYILSCDINFNGKKDTNIEYLMKARKKSIEIIQKREFTLRERLIFLGDFLEKLEDTLENNILNTDNFIDTYSIKNIKGYSLNDKNYIMQVVFYKNLIEFLDVDNEVDSKKFIENTENALKGFKINKDSNITKDSVEYVEYFKEYQKNFLCSREYIFENYIVNFMYQNLFPFSETESPLDGYVMLILRVSLMRFYLTGLFLYNKQESDDNIVKFIQNFSKTLEHHKTYLIDILTYIKDKEFDNIEFIKSLI from the coding sequence TTGAAGAAGGTAATAGAATACCCTGAATATGTTGAAAAATTTAAATGTATAGGAGGCAGCTGTGAAGACAGTTGTTGTATTGGCTGGGATGTTGATATAGATAAAAGCACATTTAAAAGCTATTTTAAAGTAAAAAATGAAGAAATGAAAAATAAGTTCTGTAAGTATGTTCATAATAATACTGAGTTTGAAAATAAAGACATTGATTATGGAAAGATGAAATTACTAAAAGGAAAAAGATGTCCTTTTTTAGACGACAATAATTACTGCATTATATTTTCTAAAGTAGGAGAAGAATACTTATCAAATGTATGTACATTTTTTCCAAGAACATTAAATAAAATAGAAGAAAATTATGAAATAAGTCTAGACGTCTCATGCCCTGAAGCATCAAGACTCGTACTTTTAAATGAAGATGGAATAAAATTTAAAAAAGAAAAGATGAATCTTAATAAATATATTTTATCGTGTGATATAAACTTTAATGGAAAAAAAGATACAAATATAGAATACTTAATGAAAGCTAGAAAAAAGAGCATTGAAATAATACAAAAAAGGGAATTTACTTTAAGAGAAAGACTCATATTTTTAGGTGATTTTTTAGAAAAACTTGAAGATACATTAGAAAATAATATATTAAATACTGATAATTTCATTGATACATATAGTATAAAAAATATTAAAGGATATAGTTTAAATGATAAAAATTATATAATGCAAGTAGTCTTTTATAAAAATTTAATAGAATTTTTAGATGTAGATAATGAAGTTGACAGCAAGAAATTTATAGAAAATACTGAAAATGCATTAAAAGGATTTAAAATAAATAAAGATAGTAATATAACTAAGGATTCTGTAGAGTATGTAGAATATTTTAAAGAATATCAAAAGAATTTTCTCTGCAGTAGAGAATATATATTTGAAAACTATATAGTTAATTTTATGTATCAGAATTTATTCCCATTTTCTGAGACAGAGTCTCCGCTTGATGGTTATGTAATGCTTATATTAAGAGTATCTCTTATGAGATTTTATCTTACAGGGTTATTCTTATATAATAAACAGGAATCAGACGATAATATCGTTAAATTTATTCAAAACTTTTCAAAAACTTTGGAACATCATAAAACATATTTAATAGATATTTTAACTTACATAAAGGATAAAGAGTTTGATAATATAGAATTTATAAAGAGCTTAATTTAA
- a CDS encoding ECF transporter S component, whose product MNNMNIKLKKIVLTGLFAALAFVSFTFFQIKIPVPGGDATSIHIGNAFCVLAALILGGFYGGLSGAIGLTISDMLDPVYILGAPKTFVLKFCIGLITGIVAHKIAKINESSDKNYIFKWSVIASISGLAFNVIFDPLVGYFYKQYVLGQPQNAAKILAKINGIATLINAIISVILVAIIYNVLRPTLEKVGMILKDNK is encoded by the coding sequence ATGAATAATATGAATATTAAACTTAAAAAAATAGTTTTAACTGGTCTTTTTGCAGCACTTGCATTTGTATCATTTACTTTTTTTCAAATAAAGATACCAGTTCCTGGAGGAGATGCTACATCGATTCATATAGGAAATGCATTTTGTGTTTTAGCTGCACTTATTCTTGGAGGATTCTATGGGGGACTTTCAGGAGCTATAGGACTTACAATATCTGATATGCTTGATCCTGTATACATACTTGGAGCACCTAAAACATTTGTTTTAAAATTTTGTATAGGACTTATTACAGGAATTGTTGCCCATAAGATAGCTAAAATAAATGAAAGTAGTGATAAAAATTATATTTTTAAATGGAGTGTTATAGCATCAATAAGTGGACTTGCATTTAACGTTATTTTTGATCCACTTGTTGGATATTTTTACAAGCAGTATGTATTAGGACAGCCTCAAAATGCTGCAAAGATACTTGCTAAGATAAATGGAATTGCGACATTAATAAATGCTATTATTTCAGTAATTCTTGTTGCAATTATTTATAATGTGTTAAGACCAACACTTGAAAAAGTAGGTATGATATTAAAAGATAACAAGTAG